A part of Gossypium hirsutum isolate 1008001.06 chromosome A07, Gossypium_hirsutum_v2.1, whole genome shotgun sequence genomic DNA contains:
- the LOC107917919 gene encoding protein disulfide-isomerase like 2-2 has product MPRSKSPVSIALSFLFTFFSISNAFFGPSSPVLQLTPSNFKSKVLNSNGVVLVEFFAPWCGHCQALTPTWEKAANVLNGVATVAALDADAHQSLAEKYGIRGFPTIKVFAPGKPPVDYQGARDVKPIAEFALQQVKALLKDRLAGKASEGSGEKSQPSASVELNSRNFDELVLKSKELWLVEFFAPWCGHCKKLAPEWKMAANNLKGKVKLGHVDCDSEKSLMSRYKVQGFPTILAFGADKDGPILYEGARAASSIESFALEQLETNVGPAEVTEVIGPDVMEDKCGSAAICFVAFLPDILDSKAEGRNKYLEMLLSVAEKFKRNPYSYVWAAAGKQPDLEKCVGVGGYGYPALVALNVKKGAYAPLRSAFELEHIIEFVKEAGRGGKGNLPLNGGLNIVKTEAWDGKDGKIIEEDEFSLEELMGED; this is encoded by the exons atgccTAGATCGAAATCACCGGTGTCAATAGCTTTATCGTTTCTCTTCACATTCTTCAGCATCTCAAACGCTTTTTTCGGACCGTCGTCGCCAGTGCTTCAGCTTACTCCTTCTAATTTCAAGTCCAAG GTTTTAAATTCGAATGGAGTTGTTTTGGTTGAGTTCTTTGCGCCTTGGTGTGGCCATTGTCAAGCTCTAACACCTACATGGGAGAAGGCTGCCAATGTTTTGAATGGAGTTGCTACTGTGGCTGCTCTTGATGCTGATGCTCACCAGTCCCTTGCAGAG AAATATGGGATTAGAGGGTTTCCGACAATAAAGGTGTTTGCACCTGGAAAGCCTCCAGTAGATTATCAGGGAGCAAGGGATGTCAAACCTATTGCAGAATTTGCCCTCCAGCAG GTAAAAGCCCTCTTGAAAGACCGTTTGGCTGGGAAAGCTTCTGAAGGATCCGGTGAGAAATCTCAACCCAGTGCATCAGTAGAATTAAATTCCCGCAACTTTGATGAATTGGTGCTCAAAAGTAAAGAACTTTGGCTTGTGGAGTTTTTTGCACCTTG GTGTGGACACTGTAAAAAACTTGCTCCTGAGTGGAAGATGGCTGCTAATAACTTGAAGGGGAAGGTGAAGCTTGGTCACGTTGACTGCGATTCAGAAAAG TCTCTCATGAGCAGGTACAAGGTGCAAGGATTTCCTACCATCTTAGCATTTGGTGCAGACAAAGATGGTCCAATTCTCTACGAGGGTGCTAGAGCTGCATCTTCAATTGAATCATTTGCTCTGGAGCAGCTCGAAACAAATGTTGGACCTGCTGAAGTGACGGAGGTGATTGGCCCA GATGTCATGGAGGACAAATGTGGTTCGGCTGCCATATGCTTTGTTGCTTTCTTACCTGATATTTTAGACTCCAAGGCAGAAGGCAGGAACAAGTACCTGGAGATGTTATTGTCAGTTGCagagaaatttaaaagaaacccTTACAG CTATGTTTGGGCAGCTGCTGGTAAGCAACCAGATCTTGAGAAGTGTGTAGGTGTCGGTGGGTATGGGTATCCAGCTCTTGTAGCCTTGAATGTGAAGAAAGGAGCATATGCTCCGCTCAGAAGTGCATTTGAGCTTGAGCATATCAT TGAATTTGTTAAGGAAGCCGGGAGAGGAGGGAAGGGAAATTTACCTCTGAATGGCGGTCTGAACATCGTAAAGACAGAAGCATGGGATGGGAAAGATGGGAAAATCATTGAAGAGGATGAGTTCTCCCTGGAAGAACTCATGGGAGAAGATTGA